Part of the Paenibacillus aurantius genome, ATCCGTTCTCCGCACAATCGTACTTTTTTGCCCGGCTTGGAACGGGGCTTGGACTATCTTGACGGCCTGCCACTTTCTTGCGGATCCCCGGCAGGAGCCTTCGGTAATTTTTTCTTATTTACGGAAAAATGGGGTTGTCTTACTTTTAAAGGGTCACCCCGGAAGATTCAGGAAAGAACCGGCCGGTGAACCACTTTCCCTCAAGGAGGCAGTATGATGAAGAACAGGAAGCGGTCAAGGAACTGGAAGAAGAAAGCCGGCCTCACCGGCGTCAGTCTGCTCGCGGCACTGCAGCTCGTTTCATCCGGCTCATCTTTGAAAGCGGTTGCGGCGGAAGGAAATCCCCCTTCGGCAGCCACAGAAGGAAAACGGCAAATGGAATTTCTGGACAGGGGACTGGTCGCCGTCCAAACCCCGGAAGGCAACTTCGTCAGCTGGCGTCTGCTTGGAACGGACCCGGAAGACGTAGCCTTTCATCTATACCGGGATGGCCGCAGGCTCACGGACCAGCCCCTGACCTCTTCGACCAATTACTTGGATGCCGCGGGAACGCCCTCTTCCCGCTATACCGTTAAGCCGGTTGTAAACGGCAAGGAACAGGAAACCTCGGAGCCGGCCGGCGTCTGGGGGCAGCAGTATCGCGACATTCCTCTGAAGAAGCCGGCGGACGGCGTTAACCCCGACGGCTCCGTGTACACATACAGCGCGAACGACGCTTCGCTCGGCGATGTGGACGGGGATGGCTTGCTGGAGCTTATCTTGAAATGGGATCCGTCCAACTCCAAGGACAATTCCCAGAACGGGGTGACCGGCCCCGTCTATGTGGATGCCTACCGCATGGACGGAACCTTCCTGTGGAGAATCGATCTCGGCCGCAACATCCGGGCCGGCGCCCATTATACCCAGCTGATGGTCTATGACCTGGACGGGGATGGCAAAGCGGAAGTGGCCTGCAAGACGGCGGACGGAACGGTCGATGGAACCGGTAAGGTGATCGGAGATCCGGCTGCCGATTACCGGAACAGCGAAGGACGCATCCTAGCCGGACCTGAATTCCTTACCATCTTCGAAGGGGCTACGGGCAAGGAGCTGACCAGCGTTCCATATGAGCCTCCGCGCGGCACGGTCACCGATTGGGGCGACGGCTACGGCAACCGGGTGGACCGGTTCCTCGCCGGGATCGCCTATCTGGACGGAGAGCGTCCAAGCCTCATCATGGCCCGCGGCTACTACACCCGGGCCGTCCTCGCCGCCTATAACTGGCGGGACGGCGAGCTTAGCCAGGTGTGGACCTTCGATTCCAATGACCCCGGCAACGAAGGCTACCGCGGCCAGGGCAACCATAACCTGAGTGTGGCCGATGTGGATGGCGACGGCAAGGATGAGATCATCTACGGAGCCGCCGCCATCGATCATAACGGCAAAGGGCTGTATACGACCGGCCTGGGCCACGGGGATGCCCTTCATGTCGGGGACCTCGATCCGACTCGCCCGGGTCTCGAAGTGGTGCAGGTGCATGAGGATAAGAAATCCCCTTACGGCCTGGAGTTCCGCGATGCCGCTACCGGAGAATCCCTCTGGGGCGTCTATACCGGTAAGGACACCGGCCGGGGCATGTCGGCCGATCTCGACCCGAGATACCCGGGCGAGGAAGCCTGGGCAGCCGGCATAAGCGGCTTGTTCAGCGCCACTGGCCAGAAGATCAGCGAGACGACGCCTTCCTCGATTAACTTCGGCATTTGGTGGGACGGCGACCTTCAGCGGGAGCTCCTGGATCATACGTGGAACGGAACCACAGCTACCGGCGTCGGCAAAATTGACAAATGGGATTACGAGAACAGCAAGCCCGTTCGTCTCTTAACTGCGGACGGCACGTTGTCCAACAATTACACGAAGGGAACACCCGTGCTTCAGGCGGACCTCATCGGCGACTGGCGGGAGGAGGTCATCTGGCGGACGGAGGACAGCACCGCTCTGCGCCTCTACACCACCACGAGTATGACCGAGCACCGTCTCCCCACCCTGCTTCACGATTCCGTTTACCGGCTGGGAATCGCCTGGCAGAACGTCGCCTATAACCAGCCTCCACACACGAGTTACTTCCTGGGAGCCGGGATGACGCAGCCTCCTCATCCGTCCCTCTATGTCAATCGGCCAGCTGAAGCGGAAATCGCTCCCCGGACGTTAGACCGGAAGAGCTCGGGCCAGTCGGTTACCATTAAGGTTACCCTGTCCTCCTACCTGGGCGGCGCTTCCGGCGATGCCTCCTCCCTCTCCTTGCTTGTGGCGGGTAAAGAACTCAGCGCCGAATCTGTGAAAGCCGAGGGCACTTCCGGGGACAACGGCTTCAGCCTAATGGCCAAGGTCGACCGGAGCAAGCTGATCGAAGCTCTCGGCGACCGGTCGGGAGAGCAAACGGTGGAGGTAACCGGGCAGCTGGAGGATGGAACAAGATTCCATGGAACAGCATCTCTTACCGTAAACTAACCGGCGGCTCCGGCCAAAAAAACTTGCCCCATCTTCTTCAAAAGGGCCTTCCCTTCGTCCTGGCTAGGACGAAGGGAGGCCCTTTTGACTGGACCGGACGAAGAAAGGCCCTTTCGACTGGAAATCGAGCCGTACGGTCCGGCTGCCCTGACCTGGCTGCTGTTCTTACCAGGCTTGCCTAGCCCGCCTCAGTCATGGACACCTGCCGGCCCGGACCGACCTCCGTGATCCGGCCGTCAACGCCAAGCCATACGCTCAAGGCCGTCGGATTGTAAACAAAATCAAGAGAAGCGGAAAATTGGAGCTGCTCGAACGCTTTTACGTAATCGGCGATCTCGATGTTCGTGGCGTACCAGATTTCGGGCCGCCCGCCGGCGAAAGCACAGAACTCCTCCATGAGCTCCCAGTTGCCGTCAAGATCAAATTCATAGCTGTGTCCCCACACATACATCAAATAGAGATACTGGGCTTTGTGGAGGGAAACGAACGTTTCCGCCTGCTTCATCAGGTTGTGCTTGTGATGACACGTCGGCTGCCATTCGTGCCAATCGTCCGGCATGGAGAAGTTCCCTGTCGAGGCCACCACCCGGGAATACTCGATGCCAAGGGACGGCAGCATGCTCTTGATCCGGCGGTTGTAGGAGCCGTTCGGATAGGACATGCCGCGGACTGTATACCCGGCGATCCGCTCCAGCCTCTTCCGGTCCTCCATCACCTCATGAACAATCATCTCGTCGGGGCAGCGGGCAATGGTCGGGTGGGTAAGGGTAAGGGCGGCTATTTCATGCCCTTCGTAAAGGGCCCGGATTTCCGCTTCGGGGATGCGGTCCTCCGCCTCAAAAAGCCCCCCGTTCAGATGAAAGGTTCCTTTGATTCCGTTCCGGTTGAAGATGTCCACGAGACGCTTGTCGGCCGTTCTTCCGTCATCGTAGCTCATGGTTAAAGCCTTGTGCCTTCCTCCCGGAAAGCACAGGACGATTTTCGGCATGCCCTTTCCTCCATTCTGGATTATTTTCCGTATACGCACAGCTCGGAATACTCCGCGATCAGCGGGGCCATCTGACGGAAGCCGATCTTTCCTCCCGCAAGGAGCGGACCGTAGGTATGGCCGTCGTCCTCCCAAGTGAACAGGACCAACCCGTTGACGGAGAAAAAGAGCCGGCTGCCCTGCCGGACCGCCAGCATCCGGTAATCCCCTTCGGCGTCCGCCGTGCCGGGGATCGGGTCCGCTCCCTGGGCCACCAGATGAAAGCCGTAGCTTTTGCGGAGATTGCACGTGTGAAACGCCCTCTCCTCCGCCCAGCGGCGGCGGAAATACGAGATATGGAACGCCTGGATGTCCCCATGGTGATACTGGTCGTATACGCCGGTCCGCGGGGAAAGCCCCGGATCAAAAAGATCCTGGCCTTTCCTTCCTTGGGCGCATAAGAACAGGATGGCGAGCCCCGGCTCGCGGACCGGCCGGAACCGCCAGGACACGGCCAAGTCCGGAGGAAATTCCTCCGGACACCAGAACACCAGGTTCGCGGCTTGGCCTTCCCCGGGATCCCGGGTGCTTTCAAGCCTCATCCTCTTCATGGGGAAGGTGACCGCCCCGTCCCCTTCCATCCGGAAGGAGCTTATATCCCGCTCGCTTTCCAGAGGATTGGAATACAGCCGCTCCCATCCTGCCGGAATCAGGCTCTCTTCCGTTCGTTCCATTCCTTCAGCTCCTTCGGCAGCGTGTCGGCAATCAGGTCCAGGCTGATGATCGTGTTCAAGGACCACTGCGCCGCTTCATTCGTATTCATCCAGTCGATCTCCTGCAGCCGGTCTACATGAGTAACGGGAACGGCGTCGTCCTGAAGATGGACGCGGGCGAACGGATTCTCCGCCAAGATGGCCCAGCATAAGCGTCCGGTTCTCTCGTCCTTCGTATAATAAGCGCCGAAGGCCGCGATCGCGACGCTGAGGACCGGATGCTCGAACCGGCTCGTGCTGACCGCTCCCTTGGTCAGAAGATCCTTTTCCTCCTGGGACTTGTTGTAATAGACGCCGAGCTCGGCCATCATGTCCTCCCACTCGGCATCCTTCAGCATCCGGGCCAGCTCGAACCATACCTGCGGCCCTCCCATGCAGATCGCCAGGTGACGGCCGTAATTGTCATCCCCCATCGGCACCAGCTTGCCGGTTTCGGGGTAATAGCCATACGTCGGACCGGAGATCAGCCGGTAATTGGCCTGCTTGATGCAGTCGATACCCGCCACAATTTTATCCCGGTATGCCGTATCCTCATACCGCTCCCAGCGCGTCATCCAGTTGGAGCTGAAGGCCGCCCAATCCGGGCCCACCCGCACATGGGTCGGATGCTCGTCCTTCGGAAAGTAAGCCCGCATCGGGTCCAAGTTGACGGTAGAGAAATCGGAATCCTTGACCTCATCCAGAATATCCCCGATGCGCCCGTCGGCGGTCAGATAAAAGTAGTAGCGGTGAAGGCCCGCCATGGCGATCCGGGCTTCCTTGCAGCCGCAGCCCCAATGAACCACATTATGCCGGGAGCCAAGCCCCGCGTACTCCCCGAAGTGATAGACATCCACCTCGCTCGTGTGCCGGGTCATGGCCTCGGCCATCCGGAAGATATCGGCGCGCCCCGTACGGAGAAACATGACCCACAGCCACATGTTGGGGGCAAGCTCGGTGTTCTGCCAGGCGCATCCGCCCAGGTCGTAATTCCACACATGACGGACCGGGTCGTAGCTGTGCATAAAATCGCCGAAGTCCCAGAATCCGTACCACTTGCGCTGCTCCACTTCTCTCTGGTAGAAGGAAACGATGCCCTCCAGCCGGTCCTCGAGAAGGGCCTTTACCGGATGGCTCCGGTCGGGAAGGCTCCAATAACCGAAGGCCCCCGTCTCGTGATAGTATTCCGGCTCACAGACGAGAAGGGAAGGAGATTGGGCTTCCTCCCGCATACGCTCCAGAAGCGCCGGGTCCGGGGTGCTCCCGGTCGCCCAAATCGTCAGCTCGCTCGTATGGCCGATTCCATACGGGGTAGCCCGGAGCTCCTCCGCTCCTTCATAGGACGATTCTACATGCGTCTCGGTGTCGTAATGGCGCAGGTCCATGGGAGCGGCGTCCGGGCTCCAGAACCATACGGTGAGAGCGGCCACTCTCCCGTCCGCCCCCTGGACCTCGAAGCCGGCGGGATGCATTTCCCAGAAGCCGCGCAGCCCGGCGGCCAGACCGCCCTGGGTTCCGCCGACATAAGCAAGTCCGCCCGCCCGGCGGCCTTCCGCCGCTTTCACCCAGGAGCAGCCTTCCTTCGTCCGCTTGGACAGGCGGTAATGCTCCGAGGAATCCTGCACCAGCTTGAAGCTGCCCCAGGTGGCGGAATCCTCCAGCAGGCCGAGGAAGTAAGCGTCCTCCTCTTCGTGGAAGATAACCTTCTCCCCTCTCGTCTGCTTTTCGAAGAGCTCGCGGTACTTTCCTTTGGTACGGCGCGTGTGCAGGGTTTTGGGAGACTCGCTGAAGAAGCCCTGGTCGCCGGCGAGGCGGATGTGCCGGTTATACAGAGGACCGTTCATCGGTACGTCCAACCGGATCCCGAGCCCTTTAATAAAGTCCGAATCCTCCCGCCCGTCGTAGAAAAAGGTATAGACCAGCCGGATCGAATCCAAGCCGGCATAGAAAGAGAATCTTAGGACGAAGGGGAGCCATTCCCCGTTCCCCGATTGGGAACGGTGCCTTCCCTCCAGCTTAAGCACGGCACGGACCGGACCGTCCTGCTCCACCACGGCCTTGTCGAGCACGCTTCCGAAGGCCGTTTCGGTAACCGTCCGGATACCCGGGCCTTCGTTTCTTTCTTCCTTAAGGCAGACGAGATCCCCTCCGCTGCAGATCCGGTCGTCCTTCCGCCATACCTCGCGGAGCCAGTTCTCTCCCGAGCGCCCGACAGCGAAACGGATCACGCCGGTATCGATCGCAATCTCCTCGTCGGTTTCCGTGACCTTCACCCTGGAAGCAGATTCGGGTGCGGCCCCCCTCGCCAGGAAGAAGCCTCCCTCCCCCTCTGGAATCACCGCCGCATGCGCCGACCATTTGACGCTGCCATCCGGCCAGAAGGCGGCGGGCCAGCTTTGCACCGGCAGGAGCCCTCCCTCCTTCTCTCCGGCCAGATGCAGAGTCTCCTGCCGGCCGAGCTCTCCTTCCTTCCACGGTACTCCCCAGGCTACGCCGGCCGGCAGGGATCCGGCTTGGTTCAAGCGATTCAGTTTAATCTCGGTTGCCACGCCACTTCATCTCCCTTTATGGTTTCCTTCATTCTAGAAAGGGAGGCGGTTTGCCGGCAATCGAACATTTTTGGCGGGAGCTTGCACTTTTTTATCGGACTTGCACATTTAGGAGTGGCGGCTCAATTCGCGGTAACGCGTTGGGGTCATCCCCTCCAGCTTCTTGAAGATCCGGTTAAAATAGCTGTGCTGGTACCCCACCTGCTCGGCCACCTCGCTGATCTTCATTTCGGATTCCCGCAGAAGCTCCTTCGCCTTCTCCATGCGGAGCTCGGTCAGGTAATCGATAAAATTTTTGCCGGTCACCTGCTTGAAGGATTTACTCAGGAAGAAAGGATTCGTCCCGATGTGATCGGCACAGTTGTCGAGTGAGATGTCGTTCTGGTAATGGTTTTGGAGATAGATCATGGCTTCCTCGATATATCGCTTCACCTGTGCGTCGGTCCGGCCTCCCATTTCCTCCAGGAAAGGGGTGATGACCTTCTCCCGGAACCACGTCATGATGAGCTCGGGCTCGCGGATCTGGGAAAGCTGCTCATACCGATTGGCTCCCCCGAACAGGCGGTTGGGGTGAATGCCCGACACGAGGATAGCATGCTGAATGCTTCCGAGCAGCTGAAGCATGCCCTGCTGCACGTCGATTTCCTTGGCCCCTTTGCAGGTAAGCGCCTCCAAGAACGCTTGAAGAAGTTCTTCGGCTTCCGGCTGTCTGCCGGTTCGGAGGGCTTGAACGAGCTCTCTCTCCAGGGCAAAGGGATAGACGACCTCTGCCGGGCTTCCCTCTGTAACCTCCTCCGTCAGATCGATCAGCTGGTTCTCATTCTCGAAATTGCGGTGAGAGACCGCATGCTTGACCCGCTCGAAAGCAAGCGGAATGTCGGTGACCTGCGTCACCGCCGGCGAGATCGCAAGCGTAACCCGCATGGTCAGAATCTGGTTGATGCCCTGCATCAGCTCCTGGCCGAACCGGTGCACCTTCTCCGCATGGGGCTCCTCCCCCGGAACCATCAGGAGCACACCCGCCGTGAGATCATGAAAATTGATGGTATTGCTCTCGCCAAAATGCTCCGCGGCCAGCTCGTCAATCATATTGACGGCAGCGAAGGTCACGAGGCCCTCATCCCCGTAACGGAATTTCCCTCCCATGCTGGTAATTCCGGTTAATTGCAAATACAGGATGATGAACTTCCGGCCTTCAACCGGCCACTTGAAGCGCTCCATTCGCTTGCGGAGGTCTTCTTCCGAATAGGCATACAGGTAGCCTTGAAGCAGCTGATGCAGGAAGCCCTCCTTCACATGGGGAAGCTGCTCCGCAAGCCGTGTGTTCAGCTCCCGGCTTTCCCGGTTCAGGTTGTGCCAATGAGATTCGATCAGAGCGAACTCGTCTTCCCTTTCCCGGGAGGCAGGCGGCTTGCCGGCAAAGAGCACCTGAACGAGCCGGTTGACAGGTGAGTAAATTTGCCGGGAGGCGAGCCAGGCCAGCAGGGCGGCCAGCAGCAGCGCACACAAGCTTACGGCGACAATCAGCTTGGACAGGAAGACGACCGGCGCCGTGATCTGGGTAATCGGGGAGGCGGACACTAACGTCCAATCTTCCGAAATGCGCGAAAGCTTCCCGTACGAAACCGTGTAGGTCGTCCCCTTCCAATTATAGAAGAACGACCCTTTCGAAGCCGGCAGGGTGCCGACCTTCTTCTTCAGCTCCATAACCAAGGGCGAATTGGAAGCGCTTGCTGAAGACGAAACGAACAGATCGCCCGAATCCTGCGACAGAAAGGTCTCACCGTCATTATAGGGAGTAAGCGTGCTCAGCAGGCTGGCGACCTTCGCTCCATCGAAACGCAGCAGCAGAACGCCAAACGGCTGGAACGTGCCGCCCGGGATTTGATGGACGAGGATAAGATCCCGTTTGCCCTTCCCCTCCGCATCAAAGGCCTTCTGGGCCCAATAGGTCACCTGCTTGGTCCGGATCAGCGGTTCATACACGGCGGATGCCGTCTGGTTGTCCAGCACGGTGTATTCCGGATTGAAGAGCACGCGGCGCTCCCCGCCTAAATACAGCTCCACCTTTTTGACCATGGAATTGGACCCTTCCATCACGAGCAAGGTTTTGGTGATGTCATTCGTTTTCTCATAATTTTGCACAAAATTGGTTTCGATCAGATTGGTATCGAACTTGCTGTCAAACGCCCAGTGGGAAAGAAGCAGCTCCAGGTTGCCGAGCTGGTCGTCGATATTATGCGAGCGCTGTTCAATCTGACGGTAATGCAGCTGAAGAAGCTCGCTCTTTACCCGCCCTCCGGCCATTCCGTACAGGAGACCACCGATAATGAGGCCGGGGACCCCAGCCACGACGAAGATCATGATAAGGCTTTTTCTATAGAATCGTCCTGCCGAGCCCGGCTTTTTGGTCCGTTCGCGGAACCACCCCGCTCCCATCGCTTTCAGCATCGTCTCACCAACCTGATCGATTATTTGTCTCGCGGTTCTAATCTTAGTATGAGGATACCCTTCGGGATAAGCCGCCACAAGCAAATTTTCAGAGGATTTCGATTACTTTTCCGACTTTTCCGCGCCAAACGTCAAGAAAGCCATGCCCGGGAGGGCACAGCTGACTGACGAAGCTCGGCTAGTTATTTTTTGGGGGCTGCGGCATAGAGCTCGTTCATTTCCTTCACCAGGTCGTCTCCCCCGCTCTTCTTCCAGGTTTCGAAGGCCGCCTTCAAGCCGGCTTCATCCAGCTGCCCGACGATAAATTTAATCCGGGCGTCGTTGACGATATTATCCAGCTGCTGGCCTTTCTGGGAGTAAACCGTGGAAATGAACGGTTCCGCCGGGTTAGCCACGATATACTTTTCCGCTTCCTTCTGAATCTTGGTCGTCTGCAAACGCAATGGGGTTTGCTTAACCTTCAGCCCCTGATCCTCCGGAATGAAAGTCAGCATCTGGTTCAGGCCTTCCACCTCGGATTCCAGCAAAGCCGAATCCTTGCTCGGCTCGACAAATTCACCGGCTTTGGTGTAATGCTTGCCTTCGATCCCGTAGCCGGCCAGCGTCTGAAGCTCCGGCTCGTTCATCTTGTCGATGAAGGTCAGCACTTTCTTCAGATCCTCTTCATTCTTAACCGTTGATTTAGGGATGGCCAGCATGCCGGCAAAGCCGGATGTGGGAAGCGCCCGAAGGCCCTGGCTGCCGGTCACGCCGATGATGTTATCGACATAATGCTTGTCAGGCTGGTCCTTGCCTTCCTTGGCAAGAGCGGCGTGGATCTTGTCATCGAGGCGTGCCGCATTGTCGGTTACGTCTACGATTACTCCGGCTTGGTTGTTAACGACCGGATCGTTCCATTTGGCGCTGTCGAAGACGGCAAAATCCTGGTTGATGAGCTTCTCGTCATACAGCTTCTTCATGAATTTCAAAGCTTCCAAGTATTCGGCTGTCTGGTGTTCGGGAACCAGCTTGCCGTCCACTACTCCCCATTTGTTCGGAGCGCCAAACCACAGCTTGATCGTATCGAAGCCGCTCGCCCACTGCCCCGTCCACTTGACCAGCACCATGCCGTACGTGTCGTTCTTTCCGTTTCCATCCGGATCCTTCTCTTTAAACGCTTTCAACATATTGTAGAAATCATCGATCGTCTTCGGCGTCTGCATGCCCACCGCGTCAAGCCAATCCTTGCGGTAGTTGATGCCGTTGCGTCCGAGAGCCCGCCCCCGGTATATTCCGTAGTTTTTGCCTTCGATGGAGGAATTGTTCAGGATAACCGGATTGGCCTTGCTCAAGTTCGGATAATCCTTCAAATATTTGCCCACTTCCCAGAAAGCGCCCGTCTTGGCTGCGTTCACGAAGCTCGGCGATTTCACATCCGGCACGTAGATGATGGTCGGAAGCTTGCCGGAAGCCATAGTGATGTTGAACTTGTCTCCGTAGGAGGAATTCGGAACCCACTCAAAATGCAGATTGGTGTTCGTTTTCTTCTCGATCTCAAGCGCGACGGGGCTGTCGTCCTTCGGGTAGTTCGTCTTGAATATGGGGATCATGATGCTGATGTCGTAAGGCGCCTGCGCCTGCTGGTTGTTTCCGCTTGAGCCGGCGGATGCGGACGGAGACGGAGCCGCCGATTGGCCTCCGCATCCCGCCAAGCTCGTGACGGCCAGCGTTCCGGCTGCCGCCATTGTCATCCAACGCTTCGTTCTCTTGTTTGCTTTCATTGGAATGCCTCCCTTAATTGGTTGTGCTTATATCGCAAATCCGTTTACCCCTTGACCGAGCCGATCAAGACTCCCTTGGCAAAATGTTTCTGAAGGAACGGATAGACGAGCAGAATGGGAATCGTGCCGACGACGATAACGGCGAGCTTGATGGATTGCTCCGGCGGTTTGACGAAATTCGGGTCCATGTTGTTGAGGTCGCCTGCCGCCGCCTGGGAAAGGAGAACGATCTGGCGCAGCATGACCTGCAGAGGCCACTTGGACGGGTCGTTGATGTAGAGCAGAGCCGAGAAGAAATTGTTCCAATGGCCGACGGCATAGAACAGAGTGAAGGTAGCAAGCACCGGCATGGACAGCGGCAGAACGATTTTCCACAGCAGAGCGAGTTCGGTGCAGCCATCGATTTTGGCCGCTTCCTCAAGCTCGGGAGGGAGCTCCTGAAAGAAATTTTTGACGATGATCAGGTTGAACGCGCTGATGGCACCGGGCAGGATTAACGCCCAGAAGGAATCGAGCAGATGAAGCTCGCGGACCACAAGGTAGGTGGGAATCATCCCTCCGCCGAACAGCATCGAGAAGATGATCAGGTTAAGCAGCGTATTGCGGCCCATCAGTCCTTTGCGGGCCAGCGGATAGGCCATCGTCACCGTGAAGAGAAGGTTGACGATCGTCCCCACCACGGTTACATAGACGGAAACCCAGATGCTTCGGATGATCGTATCGGTCGAGAAGATAAATTTATAGGCCGCGAGGGAGAATGTCTCCGGAATCAGGAAGACAGCCCGCTTGGTCAGCTCCGCATCGGAGGCAAAGGAGCCTGCGATGACATAGAGAAAGGGAAGCACGGAAACGAGCGCAAACAAGCCGAGAAACAGATAGTTGGTCACATCGAACGCGACGCCCGCCGGGGTTTTGTATTGTTTGGCCATGGATGGTCTCCTCCTTTACGTTTGGATGGATAGGATTAGGCAGGATAGTTGACGGGCCGGCGTTAATACAAGCCGGACTGGCCGAAACGCTTGGCCAGCCAGTTGGAGCCGAACACGAGGATGACCCCCACCACCGCCTTGAACAAGCCGACCGCCGTGCTGTAGCTGAACGCCCCTTGGGTAATCCCCACCATGTACACGTAGGTATCGAACACCTCCGCCACTTCGCGGTTCAACGGGTTCAGCAGCAGGTAGATCTGCTCGAAGCCGTTGTCGAGAACATGGCCCATGCGCAGAATGAGCAGGATGACAATCGTGCTTCGGATGGAAGGCAGTGTAATGTGCCACGTCTGCTTCCAGCGGTTTGCTCCATCCATGATGGCGGCCTCGTACTGTTCCACGTCCACTCCCGCCAGGGCGGCGAGGAAGATGATCGTCCCCCATCCGCATTCCTTCCAGATCGTCTGAATGATAATCATGGGCCGGAACCAGTCGGGACTGGAGAGGAAATCGATTTTGGTGCCGATGTATTTGTTCAGCAGCTCGTTGATCACTCCGCCTTCCGTCGTTAGGAAGACATACGTCAAGCTCGCCACGATAACCATCGAGATAAAATGCGGAATGTAAATCAGCGTTTGGATAGAGCGTTTGAAGATGGAGATCCGGACTTCGTTCAGAAGCAGAGCCAGGATGATCGGTGCCGGAAAGAAGAACAGCAGATTGTACAAGGAAAGCAGCAATGTATTGCGGAACAGCATGAAAAACTCGGGATTTTCAAAGAAAACACGGAAATGCTCGAAGCCGACCCACTCGCTTTTCCAGAAGCCGAGAAACGGCTGGTAATTCTGAAACGCGAGAAGCACGCCCCACATGGGCACGTATTTAAAAATGATAAAGTAGAGAACGCCCGGTGTCAGAAGCAAATACATCCATTTGTCCTTGCGCAGTCGCCCCAGCACACTTGGCCGGCGGACCGAAGTCTTATGCGAGATTTCCCTATGATGAGAAGCTGCTGCCTGCTTCATTCCTTCACCTCCAAGTGATTGCCGCCTTTGCGGTGTTAGCCCTGATTATGCCGCCGCTTTGTTTTTCCGGCAATTGGATATTCTTGACGGCTCCCGCCCCGCCTGGAATGGCATCCGTTCAATAAAGTGCAAACCCGGCAAAAGGAGTGAAAGCCCTTTCTCCCCTGCGGGAGACGGGCTTTCCTCGGCATTTCTAATCCTTTTTACGTAAAGCGGACGACCCTATACTCGTAACGTCCTACCTCCAGCCGGCCCGGCGTGATCGCCGCTC contains:
- a CDS encoding rhamnogalacturonan lyase; its protein translation is MKNRKRSRNWKKKAGLTGVSLLAALQLVSSGSSLKAVAAEGNPPSAATEGKRQMEFLDRGLVAVQTPEGNFVSWRLLGTDPEDVAFHLYRDGRRLTDQPLTSSTNYLDAAGTPSSRYTVKPVVNGKEQETSEPAGVWGQQYRDIPLKKPADGVNPDGSVYTYSANDASLGDVDGDGLLELILKWDPSNSKDNSQNGVTGPVYVDAYRMDGTFLWRIDLGRNIRAGAHYTQLMVYDLDGDGKAEVACKTADGTVDGTGKVIGDPAADYRNSEGRILAGPEFLTIFEGATGKELTSVPYEPPRGTVTDWGDGYGNRVDRFLAGIAYLDGERPSLIMARGYYTRAVLAAYNWRDGELSQVWTFDSNDPGNEGYRGQGNHNLSVADVDGDGKDEIIYGAAAIDHNGKGLYTTGLGHGDALHVGDLDPTRPGLEVVQVHEDKKSPYGLEFRDAATGESLWGVYTGKDTGRGMSADLDPRYPGEEAWAAGISGLFSATGQKISETTPSSINFGIWWDGDLQRELLDHTWNGTTATGVGKIDKWDYENSKPVRLLTADGTLSNNYTKGTPVLQADLIGDWREEVIWRTEDSTALRLYTTTSMTEHRLPTLLHDSVYRLGIAWQNVAYNQPPHTSYFLGAGMTQPPHPSLYVNRPAEAEIAPRTLDRKSSGQSVTIKVTLSSYLGGASGDASSLSLLVAGKELSAESVKAEGTSGDNGFSLMAKVDRSKLIEALGDRSGEQTVEVTGQLEDGTRFHGTASLTVN
- a CDS encoding exo-rhamnogalacturonan lyase family protein, translating into MATEIKLNRLNQAGSLPAGVAWGVPWKEGELGRQETLHLAGEKEGGLLPVQSWPAAFWPDGSVKWSAHAAVIPEGEGGFFLARGAAPESASRVKVTETDEEIAIDTGVIRFAVGRSGENWLREVWRKDDRICSGGDLVCLKEERNEGPGIRTVTETAFGSVLDKAVVEQDGPVRAVLKLEGRHRSQSGNGEWLPFVLRFSFYAGLDSIRLVYTFFYDGREDSDFIKGLGIRLDVPMNGPLYNRHIRLAGDQGFFSESPKTLHTRRTKGKYRELFEKQTRGEKVIFHEEEDAYFLGLLEDSATWGSFKLVQDSSEHYRLSKRTKEGCSWVKAAEGRRAGGLAYVGGTQGGLAAGLRGFWEMHPAGFEVQGADGRVAALTVWFWSPDAAPMDLRHYDTETHVESSYEGAEELRATPYGIGHTSELTIWATGSTPDPALLERMREEAQSPSLLVCEPEYYHETGAFGYWSLPDRSHPVKALLEDRLEGIVSFYQREVEQRKWYGFWDFGDFMHSYDPVRHVWNYDLGGCAWQNTELAPNMWLWVMFLRTGRADIFRMAEAMTRHTSEVDVYHFGEYAGLGSRHNVVHWGCGCKEARIAMAGLHRYYFYLTADGRIGDILDEVKDSDFSTVNLDPMRAYFPKDEHPTHVRVGPDWAAFSSNWMTRWERYEDTAYRDKIVAGIDCIKQANYRLISGPTYGYYPETGKLVPMGDDNYGRHLAICMGGPQVWFELARMLKDAEWEDMMAELGVYYNKSQEEKDLLTKGAVSTSRFEHPVLSVAIAAFGAYYTKDERTGRLCWAILAENPFARVHLQDDAVPVTHVDRLQEIDWMNTNEAAQWSLNTIISLDLIADTLPKELKEWNERKRA
- a CDS encoding polysaccharide deacetylase family protein, yielding MPKIVLCFPGGRHKALTMSYDDGRTADKRLVDIFNRNGIKGTFHLNGGLFEAEDRIPEAEIRALYEGHEIAALTLTHPTIARCPDEMIVHEVMEDRKRLERIAGYTVRGMSYPNGSYNRRIKSMLPSLGIEYSRVVASTGNFSMPDDWHEWQPTCHHKHNLMKQAETFVSLHKAQYLYLMYVWGHSYEFDLDGNWELMEEFCAFAGGRPEIWYATNIEIADYVKAFEQLQFSASLDFVYNPTALSVWLGVDGRITEVGPGRQVSMTEAG
- a CDS encoding DUF1961 family protein, which gives rise to MERTEESLIPAGWERLYSNPLESERDISSFRMEGDGAVTFPMKRMRLESTRDPGEGQAANLVFWCPEEFPPDLAVSWRFRPVREPGLAILFLCAQGRKGQDLFDPGLSPRTGVYDQYHHGDIQAFHISYFRRRWAEERAFHTCNLRKSYGFHLVAQGADPIPGTADAEGDYRMLAVRQGSRLFFSVNGLVLFTWEDDGHTYGPLLAGGKIGFRQMAPLIAEYSELCVYGK